The Onthophagus taurus isolate NC chromosome 6, IU_Otau_3.0, whole genome shotgun sequence region caaattaacattCTTTACATACTTagtaattaatcaattaaaatttcaaggtttttgaaaagtattttaaagccAAAACATTAAACTTTACGCAATTGATGTGATCAAAATGGTGCGTTTTTATTTGCTTTTAATCGACGcaaatgaaataagaaaaaaaaatgatatgagTGAATGGAGGCAGACATTCCACTCATATTGGAGATATACAAGGTGGCTAGTTGTAATTAAGTTGAAAGTgggtcaaaatcaaattttcgcaATTCTTTCTTTCCTGAGGCGCTAAACTGCATCAATTCTAAAACGATTAGTCGTTACCTTTCTTGTATATTCGTATCGACGGTGTTCGTGACAAGGCAGTTATACCTTACCGAGTTTAAATTCCCCTTGTGCAACAAAATTCAACGATTTGCGCAACTGAAAAAGGAATACTTTCGGTTTAACCCAAGAAACCCAACAATAACGAGTCGAAATTGTAACCTTTACGTAACTGGAGTGGTTCGTTGGGCTCGATTTCTTTTCAGACTCGTATCGTCATAACGCGGCTTTTGAAGAACTCGTTAGATACGCCAAGTTTTGTAACTTTATACTATTATATCAAAAAAGGTATTTGGGTCGATGTTAacgaataattaaataaaaaataatttgaattgacgacttgaaatttgttgaaagtcgatttcaattttaatcttaTAAAGAAATTGGAATTTTTAGTCAGCTTTGAAGGTTGGGTATTTTAACGCTTTCGTTGATACTTGATTGacaatttgttgaaaatgagattgaaaaatatttttaaaatttcgaaataaatcaGTGTTTGTTACAACTCTGGGTATTATGCAATTACATTATATTAATGtctattttattcatttaggAAACTCtacattttctaaattttactttctattacaaattttacttTCTGTTTCTATAacaaccaaaataaaaattaaaagtgaaaaCAACATACCGTGGGTGTTTCTGAACAACACAACAATAAGTGAAAGGTTTTTAACACCGGTATTCCCTTGAATCCTGTACGTTTTTTTGTGCGGTTTTACAAAAATGGTATTTAAATTGCCGAGTTATTCGTCATCGAGTTGACGAGACTCTTGTCGTTAGCATTTTAGTAATACGACATTTAATTGGAGCGCGATTTTAAAACGGAAAAATCAAACGCCCACGACcagcaattatttttaatttgctcAATTATCACAACTGAAAGAGTGCAACTGCAATCATGAAAATACCGTTTTAATTGttcattataattaaatgaaaaatgatatttcGTAAACTGCATTtcattttatgataatttatgggatatttattttttatttttctaaataataaattaattaatttattaaatgaccTAGAACGTTTTTAACAAAGTTTTTCTAACAGCTTTTcgcatttttttattctacattgtttttaacataattcctgaaaattttatgattccAACTCGATTCTCCAATAAGTTATGAATTTCTATAACCCCAAAAACCTTTATATTTGAGGACCAtgtgtattttttaatttggacgctcagaaattttttgaattggcGTTGGTAACAATTCTTCTCCATATCTacattgtttttaatacaatttctaaaaatttcatCACTACAACTCGATTCTctaaaaagttatgaattttttgatttgaacCCCAACAAGTTTTTTGGCTTAGTGTTGATagcaatgttgcaatttttataagTATCTACATTGCTTTTAATATAATTCCTGAACATTTTATCATTCCAATTCGATTCTctaaaaagttatgaatttttataactccaaaaaacctttatatttaatgattttgtgtACTTTATTTGCTtacttaaaacatttttatatcaattttgggagcaattttgtattatttattgtaattaccatactttttaatttcgtgCTTCCAGTTTAATTCTCTAAAACGTAATAACCTTTAACAACAGCAAAAAGCTTTTTTGGTTTGATCAATCGGAACTGTTTTATCCCAAATTTAGTAACAATTtcacttttatatttaaatctcCATATTTTGCAATATAATTTGTCacatttttatcttcaaaaaccTTTTCTATTTGCACAatggtttatatttaaattttaactcaattctttttaatttttgacaattaTGGATCTTTTTATCagtgcattaaaaagagaataaataattaattcaaattgcTGCTGGAATTCagaaatttatgaattattaattttaatgccaccaattttatgaataattaaaacatttgttTCAGCTCAAAATGAAAAGATTTTTACTTTTCATTTTCctattaatattaaacgaAGTGGAAAATTTGACGTGGCAACCATACTTAGATGGATTAGATTCAGACGAAATATATTCGAAGCACGAATTACCATCGAGCCCATCATTAAATTATCCAAGTTTAGTCGCTCAAAGGTATCAACAATCATCGTCCGAAGAACAATGTACTATTTACAAAGTTGGTTTTACTCAAGATTTGTATTTTCAATATATCCAGTATAAAATTGATATGCCTGAAATGAAAGAGTTCACTTTGTGTTATTGGAATAAGTTTGCTAATCATAGTAACGACCAtccaatattttcttatgcGGGTAAGTTCtatattgatataaataaatgttcgTATGGTAATTGCGGAGACATGCGGAAGAGAAATTTACAACGGCGAACGGTGAATTAATGAGTCATTTAATTGCCATAAGCTGGAGCATAGCGTTTTACTTTCTTTGACACCGTCGAATGGTCTTGGTCAAGGAGAAGGTTAATGCCATGAAATCACTCAAGcttcaaattttaatcttttcagcttatatttttttaatcttatttataaaagaaataaaaataaaactttttctttgttttatcatAGTCGATGGAAGACCTAGAGCAATTTACTCATGGGTGTCCAATACAGAACGATCAAGTTATTACAGTTTATCAGTGGATGGACACACAATGTACCGACTCAATTATCCTTTGAGATTAAATAGATGGTATCACACTTGTCAAAGTTGGAATGGAAGAACAGGAGAGTGGCAAATTTGGGTTAACGCTGAAAGAGTAGGAAGAGGATTTCATAATCgggtaacaaattttaatacattttctaTTCCAGAACATATCCGGTTTTTACGCATGACTGTTCCAAGAACTGTAACAGTACAATTTAGTaataattcgaaatttttaaataaaaatatttccacTTTCACCTTCAATTAAAACTTccatcaaattaaatttataaaatgaaacatttcttaattatttttagttggtTGGCCATCCAATTCCATCTGGTGGTATCGCAATAACAGGACAAGAACAAACTCAATATGGAGGTGGTTTTACTGATGATAAAGGTACAAATTAGAGATCAccaaaaatcgtatttatgatatatattttgttttaaggtCAAGGAGGAATCTTAGGTGAAGTAACAATGGTTCAACTCTACAAAGTGGCTTTAACAGCTGGAAAAGCACACAAAGACCATAAACATCATCACGCACACGAATACGACCATAATGGAGTTCTATTAACAACCACACCAACTCCACCTCCTATGCCAAGACCAACACAGCCAACTCATCCACTCTTAACCGGTGGACAATTAAATCCTAATGTAGCTTTAAATTTAGCCGTTCAACAAACAAATCCGACACCTCAACCGCTAATTGTACCAGGACAAAGTTATGATGCCCAATTATTAAACGGTCAATTTGTAAATCCATTAACAAGTCAACAACTTTCCCAAGGTGGATTTAGGTTTGGTCAAGATGGACCGCAAACTTTCCGCCCTTCGATTCAACCTCCATCACCAATTCAACCGTTTAATCTCATCCCAGACCAAGCGAACGCAATTTCGCAACAATCTATAAGATTTAGAAGACCAACTCCGTTAATTAACAGTGGATTAGTTCATCCTTCTTTAGTTAACCCGGCTAACGTACAAATTGTGGATGCTAAATTTGAATCGCATCAAATCTTTAAGCGGGATAATGAAGAAGAGGATAAGAAACATAAAAAGAGGGAATTGATATTGTCTAATGGTCATTTGTTGGATGATGGTTTAATACCTGGGAATTATAATCACGCTTTATTGGATGGTTTAGCCGGAATTGGACAAAACGAACCGATTTTACAGAAACAGAGGGAAATGGAGGAGAGGGAACCCGCCGAAGCTGAAGTTAAAGCTGTTATGAATATTTGCACGGGTTGCGATGAGGAGCCATTCGGAAAAGCTCTCGTTTTCGGATGGAGAACGGTACCAAAGAAGCTTTATTCCGGTGCTTTTTATACACCCGCAGTGCCACAGTgtagattattttaaaatataagatagtttttttttgttatcacttagtatttatatttttttatttaaataagaaaaaaatcttttactttCTTATTTTCTCTTAACTATTATTGCGTCTTTTATATCTTACTTCCgctgtttttttatatatctcttaaataataaataacacaaaaaagcaataaagaagtttttagtttaaatttatttttgttattttattgaaaacttttttcaaaaaatggtgGAGGATGCGggggttttaaaaaattcctacCTTGCTTTTGTGGATGTGCTGATGTTGATACTCCGAATCAAATTCCGGTTCTGAGAAATAACTGGGATCTTCGAAATGTCCAACACCGCCAGCTATTCCAATTCCAGCCATTGGAAGTCCACCGGAAACATCAGCAGATTCAAATAATCTTAAAACTGATCTATCTCGAATTTCTCTCAAGTGGGatctataaaaatatttgaaaagattAAAGATTTATAAACACTATGAGACTCATATCTTATTTTATCCAtccaattatttaatatacatatttagATTTCTTTGTTATAGAAGAACATATTCTAAGaaataaagttgtttaaaagtgGTGCTAAGACACaagtttcttaaaaatgttttaaattatgttGTGTTGGCTGAGGTTGGTAATATAATAACTTAGTAATATAAAAGTTGCgttaaaagaaaactataattctaataaaatttgttcatACGACCACTCGCTgctgaaaaattcttttccaaACGGGTAGAGTTCAAACTGAGCTTCAGATGAAAACTTATTTAAAGACTAACATTTTTACACTTAAAGTTTTATGTTCTTAGAAATTTTTCCACATAAAATAGTTTTTCAATTTCCCGAGTCTTCAAAAGCAGAAAACCTACTTACTTTAAATTTGGGAAAACTAAATCGAGAATTCTACAGAAAGAATTTGATGATGCAACCTACTGATatttaattatgaaattaatttgtgGAAACCAAACTATTGTCGTTGAGACGATGCATaattacataataataattgaaaaactttaaaattgattataaatataatgagtaaccaaaaatatatatctACATGAACTCATTTCTTCCCATCTACActattttcatcaaaaaagtCAATAAAAGACATAAACATTTCTCCTCGAGTAGTAACTGTTGATAATGTCGAAGATCTGCATCtttggaaaatgttttgaTACTCAGAATCACTTCCTCATTAGACAGAAAAACCAAACGTATTGCAGTCTGATACAAAAAAGTCCAAAATAAATGTTCTAAATATGGCATTACGCATCGAATgcttaaaacataaataattggATACTtgaatcttaaattttaattaataattgtaatatttttgatttacctTAAATCTTCTAATTCATAAAACATATCTTTGGAAGAGTCGTGAATGTAAATTTTCACTTGCGGTGAATCCAGGTACTCCATCGTAAGTTGTTTTTGGAATGAACGTACGAATAGGGCTTTAACTGTATCGATCGAGGTGATTTCGTTTGGAAGTAGTGCCCTTTTGGTTTCGTTGCGATATTGTAGAAATACTAGACCTAAAGTTGCAGAAATaagataattttcaattcaaaatcatttttactaACCAAGTGGTCTTTCTAATGTTTTACTTGGTGTTCTAACAACCGGAAGAGAACTTCTTTGTTTTCCACCTCTTCTAAACCCTGTTGAACTTGTCTCTACCTCTGACATAATCCCTGGATCATCATCGAAAAGCATTGGATTGGTTGGAGGGGGATAACACCTTGGTTGGCCCTGttgaaagattaaaaatgtaataattttgattaaaacaaagaaattttttttaacctttctGGATCTCGATGAAGTCATCTGTTGATTGGCAGCGTGCAACaacataattttcaaattaacaggTTTATCAACGTCGAGCGGAAACGAGTTTTCAGCCAACTTAATCAATGTCCTCCCTTCGCGTTGTAACACGCTAGGATTTACGTTTAAACAGTCGCTAGAGAAAGAACCACGTAAAATATTGAGAGAGTTTGTGCTGATGGAACTCATCGTTTGGCACGAAGTGATGGAAATAGACTGAATCAATTAGTTTACTTAACGTCCGTTCTCATCTCGACTGTTtactaacattttttttgcagTTTTAATTGACTGTGGTGATGTCACAACAACtcggttaaaattattatttttgaaacaaaaattacctCGAGATCCATCGTTCGGGAAAGGGGTCCACCTTGACTACCCATGTATTGTTGATCTCCACCTAAAGTATGTCTACGAGGATCATCTCTCCTTGGATTCCTACTTCGAGTACTTCGAGATTCAAGATCATTTTCACCTCTACCACCCGCTGGAAAACAATTaaacatataaattaaaattttatttatttttaaattgttttaataaaaaaattttgttttagtgtTGTGATTGATGGTGATGCTTTGATGATGTTGTTGGATGTACAATCGATAAGTGTCAAATCGTATAGAACAAAAGGGGATGGTTAGTGGCAGGTCTCGGTTCTTCAATGAAAGGGCTGAACTGCACTTTGGGAGAATGAAGTGGTGTAAACCTAGCTCGAtgaattgggttgggttgagtcgGAGGGAAACCGCCGTTCGATATTTGCCAGAGAGCGGTGTACTTGAGAATTTCGAGAACTCAAATGcgaaatgaaatgaaattccatttaaattgttgtttCGATTTTAATCATTATTGTTACatggaaatgaaaaaataatgagGTATCGAtaatttctgaaatatttctaaaaaggTAATAAATATGACAAGTCCCCATCGATTTTTGTATCACTTAACAGTTTACATGAATCAAAGgtcgatttttttgtaaattactTATAAAGCTGCTGTTTTTTGAGACTATTCAGTTTTTTACgcgtttattttataaaaattgaaaaagtttttcttgaCCTTAATCCCGAAGATTGGGGATATGGCTACAACTTTACATTAAACGAACTTCAATCCAATCAAAGCAAAAAGCGTTTTATTGGAATGAAAAGCAAAGCaatcaaaacataaaatatgtGAGATCTTGCGTTTTAACTTATTTAGAAGCTAAAGAGAAATTTTACTCTATTTGGATATGTAACACGATCAACAAAGGAGAGAAGACCATAAAACAACCCGTATATAGCACAAAAATTTCAACTAAAATCGataacgtttaattttttcataaggGCATACTTAGAAAATAAAGGGGATTATATTTATTCTATGATAGAAAAATCAATTAAGGAAGCTCTTACGCCTGGTCAATCTACATTCCTACGGATTAtgttaatcaaattaatcagattcatgaaaaaaatctgtataagatacttaATACTCATCTTGCATTCCCCAtctatatttatttcatgtatTTAGATCTTCAACGCGATAATtgcaaaaattctaaaaactGAAAGACTTCATTTGCAGCTGTGGTCTGAAACCAAATCATTTGGTTCCTGCCTGCCTTAGAATGAAGcctttaaaatcaaaaattttgctCTTTACAAAGGTTGCCAAAATACTTCCCTTGTCATTTACTACTAATACATACTATTATATCTAATAACAATAGTAAGTTGGAACAAATTATTACCCATCGAGGTTGTATTGCGAATTGGCAGTATTTAAGAGCCAAAAACATACTCTTGGCCAGTAGTCTCCTCTAATAAGAGAAAAAAACTACCGGATAGAAATAACGATCATAAAGATTTAAACCTATCACAATGATGTCATAAATGATACAACTGAAACGTTTGTCTCCGAATATAAAAATGgctacattaacattaatttaacaGATTAAAACGATTATTGAACTGGTGAAAATCGTATCTTCTAAGATCAAAATAACAACAACACATTAGCTGTGTTAATTAGAAATTTGCCCATATTTTAACTGATATTAATTACCTGATAATTAAAGTAACCCGATTTATCAATGTAAATAAGCACATATTTCTATGCCGTGGACTAATAGCCAAGTTCAATTCTAAAGAAATCTTCGATGTCAATAAACCCAGTAAAACTTCAATAGTAAATTGTAGACAGTTTCTTTATGACGACCTTTAACCTCATGTAAGACGTCGACTAATAGGTGACTTTAAACCcgctttaaaaaattttattcatcaaTGAATACTTttaactacaaaaattaatctacaaaaaaaacattttaaatgtcagctacaaaaaaaattttttttatgatacatCACTCATTTCacttaattctttaattttttcatcgaGAATAAGAGTATGTGGATTGATATCGActtcaaataaattatcatGAACCCATTTTAATGTGTATAAATCATTCGGTGTAACATGTTCAAACATTTGGGTAGCTTTAGTTGCTTTATTATTAGCTCTAGCGTACCTTTTAAAGGTTGAGAAACAACTAGAAGTTTGATTCGTGATTCTAGCGATTTCATAACCATCTTTATAAATAGGAATGCCATTGTtgcaataatttaatatatcgGAAATATCTTTTTCGTCGTTCTTGTTCACATCTTGATCTAATTCATCAACTTTTTCATCTAATTCCAATAAATTATCTTGACTTATTTTCGGTGATTCATCGAGTAAACTTTCATCCAAATCATCTAAACGTAATAAACTGTCTTGTATTGAAACAGCATGATTGCTATAACAAGATGTTGTTGGTAAAGATCTAATATCATCAGTTCCTAATTCGTCGTTAACAGTATCAGGTGTTATTGGTGTGTTATATAAGTTAggtaaattcaatttattttttgatgggGATTCATAAAACAACGAACATTTTGATAAACATTGATGATTAACAAAGTTTTGATCACTAAAAGTATTATCAACAAATTgactaaaaattgatttttctttatcGGACGGAATTTGCACCCCTTTTTCCATCAATCTCCTTGAATCTTCATTTATATTAGTAAACAAATCAGAATGTTCGATTGGAAAggtaaattgatttaattgagGTGGTTTGGCGGTTATCCCAATTTCACTTTTTCCTAAATTATAATCAACCATCGTTGATGTTTCTTTAAATttcgcattattttttttctttgaatcgTTCTCAACTATTTCAATTAATGAGTGAAAAGCGGTTAAACtacgattaatttttaatacttttcttTTCGATTTATTATCTTCATAAGCATCTCTTAATGTTTCTTCTTCAGGGATTTGTTCTAACGATtcgaaatctttaaaaatttttgttttactacAATCAGTAGGAATTGTAAGACACGTTGCATATTTAGGTACTTTGTGTTtgtctttttcttgatttttatggttatctttatattcatttttattaccaTCTTTATTACCAACTTTATAATCGTCTttattatcatcattattattatctttataatCATCTTTATTATCATCTTTGTAATCATCTTTATCGTTGTCTTTATGATGTGATTTTCGCTTTCTTGACTCAActttaatcttatttttattatttttattaatttcatgtatttcttcttttttattattatctttgtcgttgctattttctttatcatcatcttttaaattatttttactccctttcttcttaattttctcaacacttttagttttcttgatttctttttcattagatctttttaattctttctcgatttttttctcatcTTTATCAacatctttctttttttcttctcttcttcttcgcctcgatttttctttaagtttttcttctaaaataatctcatctttttctttaattaaattttttaatctttgcCGCTCAATTTCAATCTCTTcaagtttatatttttcccgttcttttaaaatttctttgagTATAATCCTCTCTTCGTGTTCTTCAGCTTTTCTTTTTTGCCTTTCGCGTAAaagttctttaataatttgtttttctttgacATCTTCTTCCGCGATTCTTCGTTCTTTTTCTTTGAGCAATTCTTTAAGtatttcaatttctttctCTCTTTCTTGCGATTTTAATCTTTCCAATTCGTGTTCTTCTAATAAGTGTTGAATTCGCTCTAAATTAGATTTTCTTGTTTGGCCTTTATCTTTTTCTTCGTCAGTTCGCTTCTTTTCAGATTTAGACCTCCTTGTTGATCGACTTTTATCacgttcttttttatttatttctttttctggtgattttttcatttcggtgctaaaacatttttttgctgCGCCTAATTTCTCGAAGCTTTTACGTCTCTTATCAACGAGCGAACCAACCGATCCCACTCTTGCTTTTTTATAACGATGATGGCTCATTTTTCTTTCAAGCACCGTATTTGATGCTTGATTCTTTTTTGAATTGTTAGTATTAAAAGAATCCACATCTACTTCACTTGCAGAATCGACAAATGGCATCCTCTTTAATTCCAAAACGCTGGGCTTTGAAGATTCAAACTTATGATCGTTGTTAAGTTTTTGATTAGTTTTGAATTTGTCACGTTGATGATTTTCTACGTATTCTTCCGAGATAACTTTAAGATACTTAGCAAGTTGTTCTTTTTGACTTTTTGAgatgttgtttaatttatttgatttaatgaaaaaattgagTTGGTTTAAAATATGATCCAAATCGTTCATTTCAATCCCCCCCGCAGACAAAATATTAGATTCATACAAAGAATGAATACTGAAGAGTTTATCtaatttgtttgtaaaatcttTTGAGTTCgaagttttaatttgatcTTTCCGCATATCCTCAAGCAATTCTTGTTTCATTTCTAAGTTCATCATTAAATTGTGGTATTTATCTCTACACACATTTTGTTCGCTTAATAAGATATGTAACGTTTCTATATCACCAAGGTTTATATAACTATTATGAGTTTCCGTTATTCTAATATCAGAATTTTGTTCATTTACGAACATATCtgttaattttatgaattgttttcgaaaattttgatgattagtaaattttttttgcttattaAACCGACATTCTTCGTCCAAAGGAAAATTTGTACCAGCATCACAAGAATTATGTGTATTTGAACTCATTACTTGTCGAACACATTCACCATCCGCCAAATTATGTCTGTAAAGCCAATAAATAGCTCTACCTCTACTATCACAACAACACACTTCAGGCAAATTACATTTTGAGTTTGGTGAAATTTCATAATCGCTCACTTTACATAAAGACTCTTGGTGCATAGCATATTGTGACACAGAAGATTGAAAGTTTTCGTCGCAAGGTTCACAAAATTCCGATCGCATTTCCGATCTTCGTTTTCTCGGCGGCATCCTCCAGGTAGAGTTGTGCATCTCTCGAAAATCTTTATATTTTGGTACACTTTCACTGAAAATTTAAGCTGACATCTTTTTCTGTTCTTTCACGATTCTTTTCTCTTCTtgatttattcgaaaaaattgacgTAATCAATCAAACGGTTGTAACGTTAACAACCAGTTTTTTTGAATGCTTGGTTTATAGTGGTTTGGACTTGatccaaaaaatgtttgtgtATGTTTGAATTTCGAGCCAAGTGGATTTTGTAGTGGGTCTATTTCAATTCAATAAACTAACAATAACTGTTTATccacaaataatttttgaaggatttagaaacgatttttaaaatttatttttgtgaaacGGTTCAGAAATTGGTCGAAATCGGTTTACATGCTTCAGTTGATCAATTTCAGGCGACAAACCGAAAACACAACATGTTTATCTACCTACCAGGGTAATTTATAAGTACTAAACGAGATGTGATGGGCTGTAAACATATCGATTGTAGAACATGTTTACAGTACATCGCTTCTTGTTGGGAGTTTAATCGTAATCTCTAAAAATGATCATTGTATACTTTTTGaatagtaaattttcaaaattgattattacgATGGAATTGGTTGAACTTGCGAAGTTGgtaaaattgaattataatGGTTGAATGGCAAATGAAATTATGCTTCTTCACATTTCCGGGCCTTGGAAACATTAAAGGATCCACGGAAAAGCTGAAACTTGGAACAGAGCG contains the following coding sequences:
- the LOC111427764 gene encoding uncharacterized protein; translation: MKRFLLFIFLLILNEVENLTWQPYLDGLDSDEIYSKHELPSSPSLNYPSLVAQRYQQSSSEEQCTIYKVGFTQDLYFQYIQYKIDMPEMKEFTLCYWNKFANHSNDHPIFSYAVDGRPRAIYSWVSNTERSSYYSLSVDGHTMYRLNYPLRLNRWYHTCQSWNGRTGEWQIWVNAERVGRGFHNRLVGHPIPSGGIAITGQEQTQYGGGFTDDKGQGGILGEVTMVQLYKVALTAGKAHKDHKHHHAHEYDHNGVLLTTTPTPPPMPRPTQPTHPLLTGGQLNPNVALNLAVQQTNPTPQPLIVPGQSYDAQLLNGQFVNPLTSQQLSQGGFRFGQDGPQTFRPSIQPPSPIQPFNLIPDQANAISQQSIRFRRPTPLINSGLVHPSLVNPANVQIVDAKFESHQIFKRDNEEEDKKHKKRELILSNGHLLDDGLIPGNYNHALLDGLAGIGQNEPILQKQREMEEREPAEAEVKAVMNICTGCDEEPFGKALVFGWRTVPKKLYSGAFYTPAVPQCRLF
- the LOC139429940 gene encoding uncharacterized protein DDB_G0283697-like — its product is MHNSTWRMPPRKRRSEMRSEFCEPCDENFQSSVSQYAMHQESLCKVSDYEISPNSKCNLPEVCCCDSRGRAIYWLYRHNLADGECVRQVMSSNTHNSCDAGTNFPLDEECRFNKQKKFTNHQNFRKQFIKLTDMFVNEQNSDIRITETHNSYINLGDIETLHILLSEQNVCRDKYHNLMMNLEMKQELLEDMRKDQIKTSNSKDFTNKLDKLFSIHSLYESNILSAGGIEMNDLDHILNQLNFFIKSNKLNNISKSQKEQLAKYLKVISEEYVENHQRDKFKTNQKLNNDHKFESSKPSVLELKRMPFVDSASEVDVDSFNTNNSKKNQASNTVLERKMSHHRYKKARVGSVGSLVDKRRKSFEKLGAAKKCFSTEMKKSPEKEINKKERDKSRSTRRSKSEKKRTDEEKDKGQTRKSNLERIQHLLEEHELERLKSQEREKEIEILKELLKEKERRIAEEDVKEKQIIKELLRERQKRKAEEHEERIILKEILKEREKYKLEEIEIERQRLKNLIKEKDEIILEEKLKEKSRRRRREEKKKDVDKDEKKIEKELKRSNEKEIKKTKSVEKIKKKGSKNNLKDDDKENSNDKDNNKKEEIHEINKNNKNKIKVESRKRKSHHKDNDKDDYKDDNKDDYKDNNNDDNKDDYKVGNKDGNKNEYKDNHKNQEKDKHKVPKYATCLTIPTDCSKTKIFKDFESLEQIPEEETLRDAYEDNKSKRKVLKINRSLTAFHSLIEIVENDSKKKNNAKFKETSTMVDYNLGKSEIGITAKPPQLNQFTFPIEHSDLFTNINEDSRRLMEKGVQIPSDKEKSIFSQFVDNTFSDQNFVNHQCLSKCSLFYESPSKNKLNLPNLYNTPITPDTVNDELGTDDIRSLPTTSCYSNHAVSIQDSLLRLDDLDESLLDESPKISQDNLLELDEKVDELDQDVNKNDEKDISDILNYCNNGIPIYKDGYEIARITNQTSSCFSTFKRYARANNKATKATQMFEHVTPNDLYTLKWVHDNLFEVDINPHTLILDEKIKELSEMSDVS